In Streptomyces sp. P3, one DNA window encodes the following:
- a CDS encoding carboxylesterase/lipase family protein: protein MADGLRTETGAATFRTTSGVVRGSLSRDGVRAVLGIPYAVAPFGANRFRAPKPLLDPGASRDCRGFGPIAPQSARLPGSPAWRAGDEDVLSVNVWAPTPSEAGPLPVLFWIHGGAYTFGSSAQPDFDGGALARAGAVVVTCNYRVGFEGFGHVPGFPDNRGLLDQTAALCWVRDNIAAFGGDPARVTVAGHSAGAGSIACLMAREETRGLFRRAIVHSAPNAFFSPATAAAVARRIAAEAGVAPTGEGLLSASPYRLVAASDRVAGRLRDDPVAALQAYDPVVFQPVVDGDVLPAHPLCALDTGVARDVDLLVCHTVEECWFLHAVGGVREISSETGLADFVRALGLPARLLDGYRVLMPDAPLLDRYLALFGDAVFGEYGRRLAERHARAGGRVHASRFARRRRTPGGQARPWHTADIPFAFGNLDAPGAAFLIGGAPDEPDRALSRRIMRAWTGFAADGDPGWPALTAGAAPVKVWAVPQDHLSDDAGSPARALWRDVRFDVLRR, encoded by the coding sequence GGCGACGTTCCGGACGACGAGCGGCGTGGTGCGCGGCAGCCTCTCGCGCGACGGCGTGAGGGCCGTGCTCGGCATCCCGTACGCCGTCGCGCCCTTCGGCGCGAATCGCTTCCGCGCGCCGAAGCCCCTCCTGGACCCGGGCGCGTCGCGGGACTGCCGCGGTTTCGGACCCATCGCGCCGCAGTCGGCGCGGCTGCCCGGCTCACCGGCGTGGCGCGCGGGCGACGAGGACGTCCTCAGCGTCAACGTCTGGGCGCCCACGCCTTCGGAGGCCGGGCCCCTGCCGGTGCTGTTCTGGATCCACGGAGGCGCCTACACCTTCGGCTCCTCCGCCCAGCCCGACTTCGACGGCGGCGCGCTCGCCCGTGCCGGAGCGGTCGTGGTCACCTGCAACTACCGCGTCGGCTTCGAGGGATTCGGTCATGTGCCGGGCTTCCCCGACAACCGGGGGCTGCTGGACCAGACGGCCGCCCTGTGCTGGGTCCGCGACAACATCGCCGCGTTCGGCGGCGACCCCGCACGCGTCACGGTGGCCGGGCACTCCGCCGGAGCCGGATCGATCGCGTGCCTGATGGCGAGGGAGGAGACGCGCGGACTGTTCCGCAGGGCCATCGTCCACAGCGCGCCCAACGCGTTCTTCTCCCCGGCGACGGCGGCCGCCGTCGCCCGGCGGATCGCGGCCGAGGCCGGTGTCGCTCCGACGGGTGAAGGGCTGCTCTCCGCCTCCCCTTACCGGCTGGTGGCCGCGTCCGACAGAGTCGCCGGTCGGCTCCGGGACGACCCGGTGGCGGCGCTGCAGGCCTACGACCCGGTGGTCTTCCAGCCGGTCGTGGACGGCGACGTACTGCCCGCGCACCCGCTCTGCGCGCTGGACACGGGCGTCGCCCGCGACGTGGACCTCCTGGTGTGCCACACGGTGGAGGAGTGCTGGTTCCTGCACGCCGTCGGCGGCGTACGGGAGATCTCGTCGGAGACCGGGCTCGCCGACTTCGTCCGAGCGCTCGGTCTCCCCGCCCGCCTGCTCGACGGCTATCGCGTCCTGATGCCCGACGCCCCGCTGCTCGACCGCTATCTCGCCCTCTTCGGCGACGCGGTGTTCGGCGAGTACGGCCGTCGGCTCGCCGAGCGCCACGCACGCGCGGGCGGCCGGGTCCACGCGTCCCGCTTCGCCCGCCGGCGCCGGACGCCGGGCGGGCAGGCGCGGCCCTGGCACACCGCCGACATCCCGTTCGCCTTCGGCAACCTGGACGCGCCCGGCGCCGCGTTCCTCATCGGCGGCGCCCCCGACGAACCGGACCGCGCCCTGTCCCGTCGCATCATGCGCGCCTGGACGGGCTTCGCCGCCGACGGGGACCCGGGCTGGCCCGCGCTCACCGCCGGGGCCGCACCGGTGAAGGTCTGGGCCGTTCCCCAGGACCACCTGAGCGACGACGCCGGGTCGCCGGCCCGCGCCCTGTGGCGGGACGTGCGGTTCGACGTGCTGCGCCGGTGA